The Podarcis raffonei isolate rPodRaf1 chromosome 2, rPodRaf1.pri, whole genome shotgun sequence genome window below encodes:
- the LOC128408442 gene encoding uncharacterized protein LOC128408442 isoform X4 produces MKMMCQIGRESTAYRRHFKLLPTPAPDWQYKDIHNSIHQLTRTSASNSGEQNTQDHTDPCYRGFISTAFFNSARTLVYPLFPATYKANTEELKYGRKPVDPQRYQ; encoded by the exons ATGAAAATGATGTGCCAAATAGGGAGGGAAAGCACTGCGTACCGGCGGCATTTTAAGCTGCTTCCAACCCCCGCCCCCG ATTGGCAATACAAAGACATCCACAATTCAATTCACCAGCTCACAAGAACATCTGCTTCCAACTCTGGTGAACAGAACACTCAAGACCATACAGATCCCTGCTACAGAGGTTTCATTTCCACTGCATTTTTTAACAG TGCCAGGACCCTAGTTTATCCTTTGTTTCCAGCAACATATAAAGCAAACACTGAGGAACTCAAATACGGAAGGAAGCCAGTGG
- the LOC128408442 gene encoding uncharacterized protein LOC128408442 isoform X2, with translation MRKVGLAGNYCCQADLSEAFLPRVHSSIHAPLRWPRIGSFESAGLAGSHEPPWWLRGTCCASMQQWRRCTGPQPLLTNEISISLCLRHYENKLSSPHSARTLVYPLFPATYKANTEELKYGRKPVGKQCS, from the exons ATGAGGAAGGTAGGATTGGCTGGGAATTACTGTTGCCAAGCGGACCTGAGTGAAGCATTTCTCCCTCGGGTCCATTCGTCAATCCACGCCCCACTAAGGTGGCCACGGATTGGCTCATTTGAATCAGCGGGTTTGGCGGGATCCCATGAGCCTCCATGGTGGCTGAGGGGGACATGCTGTGCATCCATGCAGCAATGGAGGCGTTGCACTGGGCCGCAACCACTGCTCACCAATGAG ATCTCAATCAGCCTGTGCTTGAGACACTATGAAAATAAGTTGAGCAGCCCACACAG TGCCAGGACCCTAGTTTATCCTTTGTTTCCAGCAACATATAAAGCAAACACTGAGGAACTCAAATACGGAAGGAAGCCAGTGG GTAAGCAATGTTCATGA
- the LOC128408442 gene encoding uncharacterized protein LOC128408442 isoform X1 — translation MRKVGLAGNYCCQADLSEAFLPRVHSSIHAPLRWPRIGSFESAGLAGSHEPPWWLRGTCCASMQQWRRCTGPQPLLTNEISISLCLRHYENKLSSPHSARTLVYPLFPATYKANTEELKYGRKPVDPQRYQ, via the exons ATGAGGAAGGTAGGATTGGCTGGGAATTACTGTTGCCAAGCGGACCTGAGTGAAGCATTTCTCCCTCGGGTCCATTCGTCAATCCACGCCCCACTAAGGTGGCCACGGATTGGCTCATTTGAATCAGCGGGTTTGGCGGGATCCCATGAGCCTCCATGGTGGCTGAGGGGGACATGCTGTGCATCCATGCAGCAATGGAGGCGTTGCACTGGGCCGCAACCACTGCTCACCAATGAG ATCTCAATCAGCCTGTGCTTGAGACACTATGAAAATAAGTTGAGCAGCCCACACAG TGCCAGGACCCTAGTTTATCCTTTGTTTCCAGCAACATATAAAGCAAACACTGAGGAACTCAAATACGGAAGGAAGCCAGTGG